A window of the Candidatus Kapaibacterium thiocyanatum genome harbors these coding sequences:
- a CDS encoding AraC family transcriptional regulator, translating to MLTEPTIVETSAQASAVIRLTIPRSEIQNSMGPAFQELMGTIAAQGIAPTGAAYSHHFRFDPDVFDFEVGVPVSAPVQASGRVVPGELPAATVARTYYQGPYEGLGPAWGEFGEWLASHGYDTQQSLWESYVEGPGTQPDPTKWRTELNRPLNK from the coding sequence ATGCTCACCGAACCCACCATCGTCGAGACGTCGGCCCAGGCATCGGCCGTCATCCGTCTTACCATTCCGCGTTCGGAGATCCAGAACTCGATGGGGCCCGCCTTCCAGGAACTGATGGGTACGATCGCCGCCCAGGGAATCGCGCCCACGGGTGCTGCTTATTCCCATCATTTCCGGTTCGATCCCGACGTCTTCGATTTCGAGGTCGGTGTCCCGGTATCGGCTCCGGTGCAGGCTTCAGGACGTGTCGTACCCGGTGAACTTCCGGCGGCAACGGTAGCGCGTACGTACTATCAAGGACCCTACGAAGGTCTTGGGCCGGCCTGGGGCGAGTTCGGCGAATGGCTCGCGTCGCATGGATACGACACGCAGCAGAGTCTGTGGGAGTCCTACGTCGAAGGTCCGGGAACGCAGCCGGATCCGACGAAATGGCGTACGGAGCTGAACAGACCGCTGAACAAGTGA
- a CDS encoding 30S ribosomal protein S4, whose protein sequence is MKYNGPKVKLSRKLGFAMTPKARKYMDRKPNAPGQHGASKKRAKLSDYAKQLIEKQRLRLQYNVHERQMTNYMAKASRLVGNTGDLLVQLLESRLDSLVFRSGFARSMYAARQYVRHGHVLVNGKKVDMPAYAVQPNDVISVKEKSRKLECFQEAIRSSGAPPYLDVSKADFSAKFLYQPPREEVPVVCEVPLVIEYYSR, encoded by the coding sequence ATGAAATACAATGGCCCCAAGGTAAAGCTGTCGCGCAAGCTCGGCTTCGCCATGACGCCGAAGGCTCGCAAGTACATGGACCGCAAGCCTAACGCGCCCGGTCAACATGGCGCTTCGAAGAAGCGCGCCAAACTTTCCGACTACGCGAAGCAGCTCATCGAGAAGCAGCGTCTGCGTCTTCAGTACAACGTGCACGAACGTCAGATGACGAATTACATGGCGAAGGCATCCCGCCTCGTCGGTAATACCGGTGATCTGCTCGTCCAACTGCTCGAATCGCGTCTGGACTCGCTCGTCTTCCGTTCGGGCTTCGCCCGCTCGATGTACGCCGCACGCCAGTATGTCCGCCACGGCCACGTTCTGGTCAATGGCAAGAAGGTCGACATGCCGGCCTATGCCGTACAGCCCAATGACGTCATCTCCGTGAAGGAAAAGAGCCGCAAGCTCGAATGCTTCCAGGAAGCCATCCGCTCGTCCGGCGCACCTCCTTATCTGGACGTGTCGAAGGCCGACTTCTCCGCGAAGTTCCTCTATCAACCGCCGCGGGAAGAAGTCCCTGTCGTCTGCGAAGTACCCCTCGTCATCGAGTACTACTCGCGGTAA